A portion of the Shewanella sp. SNU WT4 genome contains these proteins:
- a CDS encoding IS4 family transposase — MSIFNPNKWAYDHFHHAELGDKRRAARLTVVAEHMAVGSGKSVARSCNGEDAKLEGAYRLIRNDNVSPSMIRAAGFARTAQAIENINEILALEDTTALSYKHSVASELGKLGKPTDKSRGWWVHSVLLLDSHTSRTLGLIHQDWWCRPDNPNEADEKESGKWADASYFTRQRLQAHMSRVISVCDREADIMHYLSDKQSHSERFVVRAKHARNLVEYEAKLFEHMDSHPVTGGYTIAIPQKGIKEASGKSKNRPSRTAKLTLKASAVNIKHNRQQHAINVVYAQELNPPQGEDGLSWMLLTSEPIDTLAQQLHVIDIYTTRWRIEDFHKAWKTGAGVERLRMTSPDNLERAASILCFIGVRLLQLREVMSLPIYLRKRGQIEAAQSMENQSCSNVLENDEWRVLMQLYKPRGHKGKEAPNMKWAYQSLAKLGGFNDSKRTGMASWSTIWEGWDDLQAQVKGYRLAKALFEAGETL; from the coding sequence ATGTCAATTTTTAACCCGAACAAATGGGCATATGATCACTTTCATCATGCTGAGCTAGGTGATAAACGACGAGCGGCAAGGTTAACCGTCGTCGCTGAACACATGGCGGTTGGCAGCGGTAAATCGGTTGCCAGATCTTGTAATGGTGAAGATGCCAAACTCGAAGGAGCCTATCGATTGATCCGCAATGATAATGTTAGCCCATCTATGATCAGAGCCGCCGGTTTTGCTCGCACCGCCCAAGCGATTGAAAATATAAATGAAATACTTGCTCTCGAAGACACGACAGCCCTGAGTTATAAGCACAGTGTGGCGTCTGAATTAGGGAAATTAGGCAAACCTACCGATAAGTCTCGTGGTTGGTGGGTTCATTCTGTCTTGCTACTGGATAGCCATACTTCTCGGACCTTGGGCTTGATCCACCAAGATTGGTGGTGTCGACCTGATAATCCCAACGAGGCCGATGAAAAAGAGAGCGGTAAATGGGCCGATGCATCCTATTTTACGCGGCAACGCTTGCAGGCTCACATGTCGCGAGTGATCTCAGTGTGTGATAGAGAAGCGGATATCATGCATTATTTATCGGATAAACAATCACATAGTGAACGGTTTGTGGTGCGGGCAAAACATGCAAGAAACCTAGTAGAATACGAGGCTAAGCTGTTTGAGCACATGGATAGTCATCCCGTTACCGGCGGATACACCATCGCCATCCCACAAAAAGGCATAAAGGAAGCCAGTGGGAAAAGCAAGAATCGTCCCTCGCGAACAGCCAAACTCACCCTCAAAGCCAGTGCGGTTAACATCAAACATAATCGTCAGCAGCATGCGATTAATGTGGTGTACGCACAAGAGCTCAATCCTCCCCAAGGTGAAGATGGACTATCTTGGATGCTACTGACCAGTGAGCCGATTGACACGTTGGCGCAGCAACTTCATGTGATTGATATTTATACCACTAGATGGCGCATTGAGGACTTTCATAAGGCGTGGAAAACCGGCGCGGGGGTTGAAAGGTTACGCATGACATCGCCAGACAACCTTGAGCGAGCGGCCTCGATACTTTGCTTTATTGGTGTGCGGCTACTGCAACTTCGGGAAGTGATGAGCCTGCCAATTTATCTGAGAAAAAGAGGGCAAATCGAAGCAGCGCAAAGCATGGAAAATCAAAGCTGCAGCAATGTCTTAGAGAATGATGAATGGCGAGTACTGATGCAGCTCTACAAGCCAAGGGGACATAAAGGCAAAGAAGCCCCAAATATGAAGTGGGCTTATCAATCCTTGGCCAAACTAGGAGGCTTTAATGATAGCAAGCGCACGGGAATGGCCAGCTGGTCCACGATTTGGGAGGGATGGGATGATCTTCAGGCTCAGGTAAAGGGGTATCGCTTAGCCAAAGCCCTATTTGAAGCCGGAGAAACGCTATGA